Within Microcebus murinus isolate Inina chromosome 8, M.murinus_Inina_mat1.0, whole genome shotgun sequence, the genomic segment gactgagagacaggGGCCCTATCTTCAGGGGATGGTTGGAACAAACAATAAATTCCTTTGGCAGCCATGAGTGTTCCCAGGCAGGAACTTAAGGGGACTGGAGTTGCTGTCCTAGGGATATGGCCTTGAGCTGTTAGGAACTATGCTAATGTTTGCTCAAGACTTTTAACATGGTGGCAGGGGTGGATGTGGACAAAATCATTTGTGCTGAGAGCGTGCAGTTTTTATAGGCCAAGATTGAGGCCTTATTCTGAAGAGGGCTCAGAGTACCCTGACTCGAGTTTGGTCAAGAGAGAATCTTtgtctctccctgcctgccccccctcccctgccaggaTTTGTGTGAGCTTTACCATCTGGACATTTCCTATAACTGCCTGCATTTGGTGCCGAGGATGGGACCCTCAGGGGCGGCTCTGGGGGTCTTGATACTGCGAGGCAATGAGCTTCAGAGCTTGCGTGGTGAGTAGGGGCGTGTGTTGTGGCAGACGTGGCGGGGAATGGGGGAGTGTGAGACTCGGGGTGGCCTTGGGACCACATGCTTCTAGAGCCTTATGAGGGCTTATGGGTAGGGCTGAGGCGCTCTTGTCTGTCTTTCTACCAAACCCTCCCCCAGTACAGGTACCATTACACTCACCTGCACCCACGTGCACTTACCTGCATGCCCTGCTTCTGTTCTTGCCTCCACCCTAGGTCTGGAGCAGCTAAGGAACCTGCGGCACCTGGATGTGGCATACAACCTGCTGGAAGGACACAGGGAGCTGTCGCCACTGTGGCTATTGGCAGAGCTCCGCAAAGTGAGACGTGGGTGCTTTGAGGGCCTGGGAGCCCCCATTGTGCCCCCCCTATCCTGTGCTAATTTGGTCAGTGCTTTCTTTACACTGGAATGAGGTGGCTGAGGGCCATCTCATTCTCCTTTTCCTGCTCTTTTCTCAGCTCTACCTGGAGGGGAACCCTTTGTGGTTCCACCCTGCACACCGAGCAGCCACTGCTCAGTACTTGTCACCTCGTGCCAGGGATGCTGCTTCTGGTGTGAGTGATCGATTGTCCTGTGTCtactctgtttctctttcctgcccagtcctacccccccccccccacaccctcTTGCCATGCCTGGGCGAGAGGTCAAGGACCTGGACCCCTTGCTTATTAAGTTGTTAATACCTGGAATTCACCGGGATGGGCCCCACCAAGAACACCCTTCCTCTCCTTTTGTCTTTGCTTAGTTCCTTCTTGATGGTGAAGCCTTGTCGCTGACAGATTTTCAGGTCAGTGTGGTATTgcagggcagggatgggggggAGACATGAAGGAAGGGCACTGGTGAGGGGGTCAGAGGAGGGTGGCCAGTAGAAGGGACTTCCTGGTTAGTGGAAAGTGGGGTCCTGCCTCCTGGCTAGCTTCAGCGGGGCAGAGGTATTTCTCTGGCTCTgacctcttccttcttcctgttgTCACATGTCAGACCCCCTCATCCTTGGGGCTTGGCCCCACAGCCCCACCTCTGTCCTGGCCAGTGGCAAGTACCACTGAAACCTCAGGTGGCCCTGACATAAGTGACAGCCTTTCCTCAGGGGGCCCTGTGGTCCAGCCCCCGCTTCATAAGGTTAAGGTAAGCGGTGTCCTTGACTGTCTTGTGCCTAGGGTTAGGTGTCTTTATGGGGCCTTTGGGTTGTAGGTATGGAATAGTTTGGTAGGTTGGACAGGTGGCCATGGATGGCAGGGCAGGAGGCCCTGGCTTTCATAGAATTTGTCCCTCTACCCGACCTCAGAGCCGAGTCCGTGTGAGACGGGCAAGCATCTCTGAACCCAGTGACACGGACCCGGAGCCCCGAACTCTGCACCCCTCCCCAGCTGGTAAGTCAGCCTCACCTGAACTCATCCCTCTCCCCAGTCCAGTTCTCTCTAATCATTTAAGTTACTGTGCAGATCTGGtaggagaaattttattttttggtagggTGTAGTATTGTAGAGGGTCTCTtagtcttttctctttgcttttagtttagggaaagaagaagaaactgcTGCTGGGCAACATTTCCCACAGTTTTTCAAGAAACATTAATCTCTGGGTATCAAGAGGTCATATAATAAAAGCATTATGGCCAGAGAAGTTGGGGAAATGCTAGATTAAACAAAGTTAGCCACTTAGGGActagcgtcgactatagtcgatagccacagatgaacgtgcacagcgactttagccaacggCTGttatatgaaggcgcacagctgagcgtcgactttagccgatagctgtgatatgacttttctgatttttcatttatcaaaataaaattgtgaacatttaaaaataatgtaatgaaaacatatatgtatatgttttcatatgttcaaaacatatatgtatatgttacctattctgatatttacattacaagtaaagctgcctgtaaagtaaaacaagctttcagtgctttaaagctttcctcatgacacaagagcaaaacagattcgttgtcaatgcGCAGCACAAGCTATTgcgcagactatgagtgccggctgtgggcaaggttgcGTGGCTGGTGAGTGCAgacccgaagtggttaaataggTGTTTTCCCTGTAGGCCATCTCAGGACCTTCAAAATGCTACCATGTATTGTGAACCTTCAAAAGTAGCATGTGAAGTGCAGTTTTGGATGGCATGTGACCAGTTTCCATAGAACACACTTTGGGACATGCTGAGGGGACACCTGTAGCGTCCCTTGGCTCTCCCCTGTATACAGCCTGTTGCTGCACACCAGGGAGCGCCCATAGAAAGAGGCTGGACCACCTGGGGGGTGTGGGCTTTCTCAGCTCTgtgcccccctccctgcccaggacgGTTTGTACAACAACATCGGGAACTCGAGCTCATGAACAGCTTCCGGGAGCGGTTTGGCTGTGACTGGCTGCAGTATAGGAACCACCTGGAGACCTCTGGGAGCCCCCTTTTGGCTACCGCCAAGACTCCTGCCCTCAGTACGCCTCCTCCAGACTCCCTGAGCCCAGACGCTCCGCTCAGCCCTTCGCCCCCAGAGGAGGAAGCCAGAGGCCCTGGGGAGTCACCACAGAAGATGGCGGAGGAGGTCAGGGTGGAGCCAGAGCCACAGGAGGCAGAAGGGCTGGAGGAAcatgagagagaggagggaggaaaggaggaacaggaggaagaggagcaggaacAGAAGGAAGTGGAAGGTGAGCACGCTGTGGCCTCAGGGGAGCTGGGGCCAAGTGCTGCTGTAATATTTGGGAGAGTGAGGAAGGCCCGGaccaggcctgggggtggggctgactCCCTTCGGATGGAGGATGCCCCACGGGAGGACAGTGCCTGGGTGCTTTTCCTTCCCTACAGGGCTCTTCTCTTGGTTTCTCCACAGCGGAGCTCTGTCGCCCCATGTTGGTGTGTCCCCTGGAGGGGCCTGAGGGCGTTCGGGGCAGGGAATGCTTTCTCCGCGTCACTTCTGCCCACTTGTTTGAGGTGGAACTCCAAGCAGCTCGAACCCTGGAACGGCTCGAGCTCCAGTGTCTGGAAGCAGCTGAGATAGAGCCCGAGCCACAAACTCAGAGAGAACCGGTGCCTGaggtgagtgtgagtgtgagtgggGGCTTCCGGCAGAGGTGCTGGGCTTTTCCAGGAGCCAGCTCTGAGAATATGGctgttgtgtgccaggcactgggctggcgTTTCCCACAGTCTCTCACTGCCACTTGGAGATGAGGAGGGAGCCTCCGGGGGCCGAGCCCGCTTGCAGGCGACACGGGAGGCGGGCTGAGGTAGAGATCGCTTGCTGGAGCTTGGATGCCACCCCAAGCGTTTGATCGGGGTCTGGAGCTATTGTTTTCTCCATGTTCTCAGTGTAACCCTAATCCCTCTGACCTCCCTTCACCCCACTGCTGTTTTTCCCCCATCCCCCTCTCACAGGGCTCGGAACTGCTCCCCAGGGCCCCTGTCCTTGTCCTGCACTTCTCCTACATTTGCCCTGACCGGCAGTCGCGTCGCTATGCGGTGCTGGAGCCTGATGCGCACACAGCCGTCCAGGTGACGGGGGCCTAGCGCGGATgcccaggaggctgggggaggccggGAGAGCTGGAAGAAGAAGCTCCAGGCCTGAGGGCTGGGGGCCGGTCCATTCACagctgcctctgccccaccctctGTCAGGAGCTGCTTGTTGTGTTGGCCCCGTTCACCACCGCGGCTCCGCATCAGCTCGGGGAAGCCAGGGACCTGCTGGGGGGCAGATTCCAGTGTCTGCGCTGTGGCCATGTGTTCAAGCCAGAGGAGCCCAGGCTAGGATTGGACAGTGAGGGAAGCTGGAGGCCTCTGTTCCAAAACACAGGTACAAGCTGTGCACTTGGCTTACCTGCCCACAGGCCTCCCCCATTGCAAGGAAAGCGTCTTTGCATGGGGAAGAGTGGAGGGGGACGCCCTGGGAGGAAGGATTAGGGGAGTGGGGACCGGCTGTTCTGcttggaggaaaaataaaactgcctGCCTACTGCTACatttacaaaaagcaaaacaaaacgaaacaaaaaaagaagaagaaactatatcctgttttttcttttcctctcaaaatcaggaaatgtaaTCTCTGTAACTGTGCTTACACatactcattatttttttataacttaagagctttttgtggtttttttttttggctaatatTTCAGGAACTACATAAAACCAGAGTGCTGCCTGTGGTATCACATGGTGGTGCTGCTCCTCTGAGCACATTTAGCTGTTGGGTAAGACGCTTTGGGAGTTGGCTTAGTTTGTCCTTCCCTGACTGGGCTTGTAAGCTACTTGATATCAAATGATGCCTCATGGCATCTCTTCATATTCTATTCTTTAAAACAAGATTTTTCCGTTGTAGACCAGTGAGAAAACATGTCTTTGTAGAAGacattgaagaagaaagaaatatttttactaaCAGCTGTGTAGAAATGAGGGATTTTTATTAGTCACTTTTCTCTTCTTGGCGCAGCTGGACAGGGGTTTAAATGGTATTCAGAAAATGGAGCGcagctcccttcccctccctcccctgcactcGCCCTTCCCCTCGCTCCGCTTCACCCACCCAGGTGGCTGCAGGCCCCACAGCACAACATGTGCAACTGAAGCAGCTCCCAGCCCTTCTCAGACCCTGGCTATGGTCCCTGGGGTCCTGTGGCCTCTGGGGTCCCTTCGGTGGTGGCATTATTAATGAACATTACTGTGTGCTACATTCTTCTTTTATCTGTGCCTCAGTAGCCTCATCTGAACAAAGAAGAGAATGAACTCACTCCAGGGTGCTCTGTATGAGATTTAAATGTGACAGTGAGGCACCaggcatagtgcctggcacaaagcaaaGGTCCCCCGTAAATGGTAGCTGCTGTTCTTACCCTTAGCTACAGGGTCTTGGGCAGTGTGTgtaaattatttagtattttctttcctcatttgcaaaatgggataGGGAGAGTTTTGGTGAGGATGAAATATGGTCATGCTGTATAGGATCTAGCACATGCCCAGGACATACGAACACTGTAGTGTTTCTTCTTCTCATTGTTGATCCATGTTCTAGATTCCTTATTGCTTCTCTTTAGTCATCCTGACACTGAGGATGAGTAAGACAGAAACCATTATCCTCCCTATTTCACAGACGAGGAGCCAGGCTCAAGAGAGCTTAGACGAGTTGCCAGTGGTGCTAGAGTTCTCCCTGCCTTTCCCAGTCCGTTGATTTTGGTCTTGCAGACATTGTTAGGAGAGCACTGAAGTACTTGATCAGCCAGTCTGTGGGAGGGGACCAGAGCAGGGCCTGCTTGTGTTTGGCATAATCTGAGAGGATCTGAAATTAGAAGGTGGGGTGTATTTTGAGGTGTGGGCCAAGGGTTAGTTAGCTCGTCTCTTCCTGGGATGGGGAGTGATCAGTCAGCAGCTGTGCCTAGAGGTGGGAGTGGGTAGGGGGCACCATGGTCATGTGTGAAGCTCGACATGTGGGCCCAAATAAGGCCCCGAGAATGGGCAGGTCCAATCGTGATCATGAGCATCGTTGGGGGTTGTGGTGCTGTGTTGGAGGCTCATGGTGTCCATCTCTCCCTCCAGAATCTCCTGCCGTGTGTCCAAACTGTGGTAGTGACCATGTGGTTCTCCTTGCTCAGTCTGGGGGAACCCCCAATAGGGAGCAGAAACAGGGGGAGCAATTGCCAGCTCCCTCTCAGTGCGCCTTCCCTGGCTGTGACCCTGCTGGCCTCAGTGACCACCACAGCAGGGCTGAGAGCATCCCCTCTCAGGTGCCGATTGCCTGTGACCACAATAGTTGGAGCCTCAGTCTCTGTAAGTACAGGCAAAACAAGGCAGGGCGGGtttgggggagagagggggcacTGATGGGGAGGTGCAGATGGAGCCTGGGGGCCGCTGGGGCAGGCTGACCACCCCTGGTTGCACCCAGCCCTGGAGCACCATGGCCTCCGCTCTGTGGATCACCGGCTCCGGCTCTTCCTGGATGTTGAGGTGTTCAGCGATGCCCAGGAGGAGTTCCAGTGCTGCTTCAAGGTCTGtgctgccctgtccctgcctgcccctacCTGACCTGGTGCCCACTTGTTTCCTTCACAGCCACTCAGGTCAGATCGACCACTCCACAACCACCAGATCTGACTTCCAGTTTCAACTCCAGCAGTTACCTGCTGTGTGACTGTGCACACGGTCCTTGATATTTGGGTCTCAGTTGTCCCCCCACGAGATAATGATGCCTCCCTTACAGAGTGGCTTATAGTCAGAGCTGATGTCTGTAGGCTGTCGGTACAGCACCTGGCGTTGCATAGGGAGGGGGCCTCCTAGCATTATTACCAATACACAGTGTTATCAGGCCTTTGTCAAGCACCTGTTGTATGCTAAACACAAAGGCTCTACAGTCAATCAGTCTTGCCCGCAATCGCAATCGTACAGCAGGCTAAGGTCCTAGAAGGGGCATCTAGCCCCACCCCAGTGGGTAAGGGAGCCTTCCTGGGAGGTGATGTCTAAGCCACGTCTTGAAGGATGAGTTGAGGAGTAGGGAGGAAAAGGATATCGTGGGTAAAGGAAGCAGCAAATGCATGAAGGCCTGAGAGTGTCGCCAGCTGGGAGAACTGCCCAGGATGAGAGCAGCCAGGATGTGCAGGGTAAGGGCACACGTCCCAAGAGGGtctgagaggcaggcagaggccagtTCAGGAGAAGCCTCCTGTGTCTGCCAAGGGGATCGGCCTTAGTCCTGAGGGCCActgggagccactgaaggatttGAAGCAGGGAAGTGATGGTCCGTTTTGTGCTTCAGAACAGTTGGTCCggcagggtggggtgggttgGAGGGCAAGGTGATAGGTAGAGGAGCCAGCTGAGAGATTGCCGAGGCTCTGAGGAGCAGGGCccgaggggtggggtgaggtggtgGGTGGAGAGGCTGTCAAGCTCCGGGGAATTGGGCAGACTGATAGGTGGGTTGTGGGGAGGGTCAGGCTGATGGTTCTGTTTCAGGTAACTTGGCTTTCAGTTGGGCACTGCCTCTTTGGCCTCCTTTTCTGGTCTCACACCAGCTTCCTTTTCCCCGCAGGTGCCAGTGGTGTTGGCAGGACATGCTGGGGAATTTCTGTGCCTTGTGGTCGTGTCTGACCACAGGCTTTACCTGTTAAAGGTGATGGGGGAGATCCGGTGAGTGAGCCGGGATatggccagggcaggggcagggcccctGTCACTTTCACTCCACCCTTACTCTTTTCTGCCACTCTGTCCCCTCTCTCCACAGTGAGCCTCTGTCTAGCTGGCTCCAGCTTACCCTGGCCATT encodes:
- the STK11IP gene encoding serine/threonine-protein kinase 11-interacting protein, which produces MTTAPQDSLVWKLAGLLRESGDVVLSGCSTLSLLTTTLQQLNHVFELHLGPWGPGQTGFVALPSHPADSAIILQLQFLFDVLQKTLSLKLVHVPGSGLPGPIKIFPFKSLRQLELRGVPLHCLYGLRSIYSQLETLICSRSIQTLEELLSACGGDLCSALPWLALLSADFSYNTLTALDSSLRLLSSLRFLNLSHNQVQDCEGFLMDLCELYHLDISYNCLHLVPRMGPSGAALGVLILRGNELQSLRGLEQLRNLRHLDVAYNLLEGHRELSPLWLLAELRKLYLEGNPLWFHPAHRAATAQYLSPRARDAASGFLLDGEALSLTDFQTPSSLGLGPTAPPLSWPVASTTETSGGPDISDSLSSGGPVVQPPLHKVKSRVRVRRASISEPSDTDPEPRTLHPSPAGRFVQQHRELELMNSFRERFGCDWLQYRNHLETSGSPLLATAKTPALSTPPPDSLSPDAPLSPSPPEEEARGPGESPQKMAEEVRVEPEPQEAEGLEEHEREEGGKEEQEEEEQEQKEVEAELCRPMLVCPLEGPEGVRGRECFLRVTSAHLFEVELQAARTLERLELQCLEAAEIEPEPQTQREPVPEGSELLPRAPVLVLHFSYICPDRQSRRYAVLEPDAHTAVQELLVVLAPFTTAAPHQLGEARDLLGGRFQCLRCGHVFKPEEPRLGLDSEGSWRPLFQNTESPAVCPNCGSDHVVLLAQSGGTPNREQKQGEQLPAPSQCAFPGCDPAGLSDHHSRAESIPSQVPIACDHNSWSLSLSLEHHGLRSVDHRLRLFLDVEVFSDAQEEFQCCFKVPVVLAGHAGEFLCLVVVSDHRLYLLKVMGEIREPLSSWLQLTLAIPLQDLSTIELGLAGQSLRLEWAAGAGSFVLLPRDARRCRAFLEELIDVLQSLPPTWKNCISATEEAVTPQHRLWPLLEKDSSLETPQFFYLRVFLVEGPSTCPVSLLLTLSTMYLLEEDPAGSQAEPLPATSSSEASEKAPPLRPDPPVCVREQQPLSSLSSVLLYRMAPEDLRLVFYDEVSRLESFWALRVVCQEQLTALLAWIREPWEELFSIGLRTVTQEALDLDR